Proteins from a single region of Clostridiaceae bacterium:
- a CDS encoding ATP synthase subunit F codes for MRLFLISDNIDTKMGMRLAGIEGVVVHQKEEVIEALEKALQEKDIGIIMITEKLAGLIPERIKNMKIDTSLPLIIEIPDRHGTSRPRDSITRYVKESIGLKI; via the coding sequence ATGAGATTATTTTTGATTAGTGACAATATTGATACCAAAATGGGAATGCGGTTAGCGGGAATAGAAGGTGTTGTGGTACACCAAAAGGAAGAAGTTATAGAAGCACTGGAAAAAGCCCTGCAGGAAAAAGACATTGGCATAATTATGATAACTGAAAAACTTGCAGGTCTTATACCTGAACGTATTAAGAATATGAAAATTGATACCAGTCTTCCATTAATCATCGAAATACCTGACAGACATGGCACCAGCAGGCCTCGGGACTCTATAACCAGGTATGTTAAAGAGTCTATTGGTTTAAAGATATGA
- a CDS encoding V-type ATP synthase subunit A has product MCRINGPVVKAANAAEFRMHETVLVGEMKLIGEVIGLDEDIATIQVYEVTTGLKTGEPVVPTGKPLSVTLAPGLIGNIFDGIGRPLIILEEKSGSFIARGIDVEQLNTDIKWPVRILVKPGDRIFEGMIIAEVNETSLIKHKVLAPVHVEGTVMETVPDGEYTIQDVLMKVSSASGKIHEIKMAQEWPVRKPRPYRDRLPIDEPLITGQRVIDTFFPIGKGGAAAIPGSFGTGKTMTQHQLAKWSNADIIVYIGCGERGNEMTEVLEDFPKLIDPKSGRPLMERTILIANTSNMPVAAREASIYTGITIAEYYRDMGYDVAVMADSTSRWAEALREISGRLEEMPAEEGFPAYLSSRLSEFYERAGKTENLCGFPGSVTIIGAVSPQGGDFSEPVTQNTRRYTRCFWALDRQLAYSRHYPAINWLSSYSEYTASLSEWYEKNINPLFDNHRKQMMGILQEESRLIEIVKLIGSDILPDEQKLILEIGRVIRLGFLQQVASHSVDTYVPMAKQFAMMDVILYLYNQVNDIVKEGTPVSIIKGTGIFEEIINMKYTIGNEEPDKFSDLKEKIRRVLLEIKQI; this is encoded by the coding sequence ATATGCAGAATTAACGGCCCTGTTGTTAAGGCTGCAAATGCTGCAGAGTTTAGAATGCATGAAACAGTTTTAGTAGGAGAGATGAAGCTGATAGGCGAAGTTATAGGCCTTGATGAGGACATAGCTACTATTCAGGTATATGAAGTAACTACAGGCCTTAAGACAGGGGAACCTGTTGTTCCCACAGGAAAGCCATTGTCTGTTACGCTTGCACCAGGGTTAATAGGAAATATTTTTGATGGAATAGGAAGGCCTTTAATTATCCTTGAAGAGAAATCAGGGAGTTTTATTGCCAGGGGAATAGATGTTGAACAGCTAAATACAGATATTAAATGGCCTGTTAGAATTCTTGTGAAACCTGGAGATAGAATTTTTGAAGGTATGATCATTGCTGAAGTAAATGAAACTTCTCTTATAAAACACAAGGTCCTTGCGCCTGTACATGTTGAAGGTACGGTGATGGAAACAGTCCCTGATGGTGAGTATACTATACAGGATGTTCTGATGAAAGTATCTTCTGCTTCAGGTAAGATACATGAAATAAAGATGGCTCAGGAGTGGCCTGTCAGGAAACCAAGGCCTTACAGGGACAGGCTCCCTATTGACGAGCCTCTGATAACCGGCCAGCGGGTAATCGATACATTTTTCCCCATAGGAAAGGGCGGAGCAGCAGCTATCCCGGGCAGCTTTGGAACCGGAAAGACCATGACCCAGCATCAGCTTGCGAAATGGTCCAATGCAGATATTATTGTCTATATCGGCTGCGGTGAAAGGGGAAACGAAATGACAGAAGTGTTGGAGGATTTTCCTAAACTAATAGATCCTAAATCAGGGAGACCTCTTATGGAAAGGACCATATTGATTGCCAATACTTCTAATATGCCTGTCGCTGCAAGGGAAGCTTCTATATATACCGGAATTACCATTGCTGAATATTACAGGGATATGGGATATGACGTGGCTGTAATGGCTGATTCTACTTCAAGATGGGCGGAAGCATTAAGGGAAATATCCGGAAGACTTGAAGAAATGCCTGCAGAGGAAGGATTCCCGGCTTACTTGTCTTCCAGATTGTCTGAATTTTATGAGCGTGCAGGAAAAACAGAGAATTTATGTGGATTTCCAGGTTCAGTTACCATAATTGGTGCTGTGTCGCCTCAAGGAGGAGATTTTTCTGAGCCGGTAACCCAGAATACCCGCCGGTATACAAGGTGTTTCTGGGCACTGGACAGGCAGCTTGCTTATTCAAGACATTATCCTGCCATTAACTGGTTGTCCAGCTATAGTGAATATACTGCTTCATTAAGTGAGTGGTACGAGAAAAATATAAACCCCCTTTTCGACAACCATAGGAAACAGATGATGGGGATTCTTCAAGAAGAAAGCAGGCTTATAGAGATAGTCAAGTTAATAGGAAGTGACATTTTGCCGGATGAACAAAAACTAATACTTGAAATTGGCAGGGTTATCAGGCTTGGTTTTCTACAACAGGTTGCATCTCATTCTGTGGATACATATGTTCCAATGGCAAAACAGTTTGCTATGATGGATGTTATTTTGTATTTGTACAACCAGGTAAATGATATAGTAAAAGAAGGAACTCCTGTTTCCATAATTAAGGGAACGGGAATTTTTGAAGAAATAATTAATATGAAATATACAATCGGTAATGAAGAACCTGATAAATTTAGTGATTTAAAAGAAAAGATACGCAGGGTGCTGCTGGAAATTAAGCAAATATAA
- a CDS encoding V-type ATP synthase subunit D gives MDVSTFPTKSNLICAIRKLELSKQGYSLLDKKRNILINEMMSLIEKAEEIQSSIDSTFSNAYRALQRANVSLGASTVQQVGYSIPEETNVEIRLRSVMGVEIPKVIIKEHNAAPVSYSFFGTNYFFDEAYENFNRVKKLTIELAEIENTICRLADHIKKTQKRANALKSIIIPRYQSLVKFIQDSIEEKEREEFTRLHVIKERNSK, from the coding sequence ATGGACGTTTCAACCTTTCCTACTAAATCTAATCTTATATGTGCAATTAGAAAACTTGAGCTTTCAAAGCAAGGTTATAGCTTGCTGGACAAGAAGAGGAACATCCTGATAAATGAAATGATGTCACTTATAGAAAAGGCGGAGGAAATACAATCCAGTATAGATAGTACCTTCAGTAATGCATATAGGGCTTTGCAAAGGGCAAATGTTTCACTTGGAGCCAGTACAGTCCAGCAAGTAGGTTATTCCATACCTGAAGAAACTAATGTAGAAATAAGACTGAGAAGTGTAATGGGAGTTGAAATACCAAAAGTAATAATTAAAGAACATAATGCTGCACCTGTCAGTTATAGTTTTTTCGGAACTAATTACTTTTTTGATGAAGCTTACGAAAATTTTAACCGTGTAAAAAAACTCACTATAGAGTTAGCAGAAATTGAAAATACTATTTGCAGGCTGGCAGATCATATAAAAAAGACTCAGAAAAGGGCAAATGCACTAAAAAGTATAATAATACCCAGATATCAGTCGCTGGTAAAATTCATACAAGATTCCATTGAAGAAAAGGAACGAGAGGAATTTACCAGACTTCATGTGATAAAAGAAAGAAATAGCAAGTAA
- a CDS encoding V-type ATPase subunit: MALLNYISTNTKARVLYGRLLSMEDYNNLLEKRTVREVAAYLKKHTYCKEIFGQVNENNIHRSELEVLLKVSLYDDFAKLLKHLRGNAKKYLQAAFLRHEIEDLKVLLRRVSVQKSGSNPDYLLSFLNDLSSLDYYKLAGSKDITEFIYNLRDTQYYRALRTFADNKERQNLFDMEKALDLHYYSNIMDLKNKLLGSSDNKAVTRIYGTEIDIMNLMLIYRCKKLFNLPKELTLNRIVPYWCYLSRKKLVELAECRDVQEFRESVSNTRYSFIFKVEKEQLWEINAKTYLYNFYRRILKRGKFSMGSIIAYIHLKEFDISNIITIIEGVRYQLPPEEIKSYLIGIKGQ, from the coding sequence TTGGCACTGTTAAATTATATTTCGACTAATACAAAAGCAAGGGTATTATATGGCAGGCTGCTGTCTATGGAGGACTATAATAACCTGCTTGAGAAAAGAACTGTCCGCGAAGTGGCAGCTTATCTTAAAAAGCATACATATTGTAAAGAAATATTCGGCCAGGTAAACGAAAATAATATTCATAGGAGCGAACTGGAGGTATTACTTAAGGTTTCACTTTATGATGATTTTGCAAAACTGCTTAAGCATTTAAGAGGTAATGCTAAAAAATATCTGCAGGCGGCTTTTTTAAGGCATGAAATCGAAGACTTAAAAGTACTTCTCAGGAGAGTAAGTGTACAAAAATCGGGAAGTAATCCTGACTACCTTCTGAGCTTTCTGAATGATTTAAGTTCTCTTGACTATTATAAGCTTGCAGGCTCAAAAGATATTACAGAGTTTATATACAATTTAAGGGATACTCAGTATTATAGGGCTCTTCGCACTTTTGCAGATAATAAGGAACGCCAAAATCTTTTTGATATGGAAAAGGCCCTTGATCTCCATTATTATTCGAACATTATGGACCTGAAAAACAAATTGTTGGGCAGTTCTGATAACAAGGCTGTTACCAGAATATATGGCACAGAAATTGATATTATGAATCTGATGCTTATATACAGGTGTAAGAAGCTTTTCAATCTTCCAAAAGAACTGACCTTAAATCGTATAGTTCCTTATTGGTGCTATTTAAGCAGAAAAAAACTTGTAGAATTAGCTGAATGCAGGGATGTCCAGGAATTTAGAGAATCGGTTTCAAATACAAGGTACTCTTTTATTTTTAAGGTAGAGAAAGAGCAATTGTGGGAAATAAATGCAAAAACTTACTTATATAATTTTTACAGAAGAATATTGAAAAGAGGAAAATTTTCAATGGGATCGATAATAGCCTATATACATCTTAAAGAGTTTGATATTAGTAATATAATTACGATAATTGAAGGAGTAAGATATCAATTGCCCCCTGAAGAAATAAAAAGTTATTTGATTGGTATTAAAGGGCAATAA
- a CDS encoding V-type ATP synthase subunit I, producing MSILKMKFISIVGKREFFNDFVTKYIINSGIQLENAMLFLDGIKGLSHYVDEDYYSDILKQSTNLLERMGIKAERSIIKVSEACEERYKSLSLEEISQELAELENELNGYSEKIEKINEKLKQYTHMKKQLELLSSYDIDVDLYTFFNFKFIKFRFGRISRKLYQQLQLYLEDLQVIALPISQDKDYVWMIYFTPETYSERIDGIFSSLHFERIWLPGEFKGTPAEALIQLQEKIEAYQKELESTREKIKNFNDTNKEKVLCIHDMAVKLNRIVEVRKYAAYTKESFYLTGWIPEDELEVLKPVLDKLKDITFIEREPEAISESQPPTQLKNNRLIKPFETLVKMYGLPSYNEVDPSFFIAATYFIMFGFMFGDVGQGLILLAAGLFALKRGVSLGGVAAGVGISSIIFGFVYGSVFGFEDWLPVRLISPMEDTNTMLVIGVIIGVLMMTIAMGINIVNGIRRKNFSKIFLDRNGVAGFCFYWIILLTVLYYVLKQKLPFSTGILLILLILPILAMIFKEPLEEYIHNRKISVEGKGMFLVEAFFEMFDTVLSFMSNTISFIRLSAFALNHIGLFMAVRILAEMSRGSGKVVTIIIGNIIIIGLEGLIVAIQALRLEYYELFSRFFTGGGRIYEPIKDKTY from the coding sequence TTGTCAATATTAAAAATGAAATTTATAAGCATAGTGGGGAAAAGGGAGTTCTTTAACGACTTTGTTACAAAATATATTATTAACAGCGGAATACAATTGGAAAATGCCATGTTGTTTCTTGATGGAATCAAGGGATTGTCGCACTATGTAGATGAAGATTATTATAGCGATATATTGAAGCAAAGCACCAACCTTTTAGAACGTATGGGAATTAAAGCAGAAAGAAGCATTATAAAGGTTTCAGAAGCCTGTGAAGAGAGGTATAAGTCGCTGTCTTTGGAAGAAATCAGCCAGGAGCTTGCAGAGCTTGAGAATGAACTTAATGGTTACAGTGAAAAGATAGAAAAAATTAATGAGAAGCTGAAACAGTATACCCATATGAAAAAGCAGCTGGAGCTGTTGTCTAGTTATGATATAGATGTTGATCTGTATACTTTTTTTAATTTTAAATTTATAAAATTCCGGTTTGGTAGAATATCGAGAAAGCTATATCAGCAGTTGCAGCTATATCTTGAAGATCTCCAGGTAATTGCCTTACCAATATCACAGGATAAAGATTATGTGTGGATGATTTATTTTACTCCAGAAACATATAGTGAAAGAATTGATGGGATTTTTTCCTCTTTACATTTTGAAAGAATCTGGCTGCCGGGAGAGTTTAAAGGGACTCCGGCTGAGGCCTTGATTCAGTTACAAGAAAAAATTGAGGCTTACCAGAAAGAACTTGAAAGTACCAGGGAAAAGATAAAGAATTTTAATGATACAAATAAAGAAAAAGTCTTATGTATACATGATATGGCAGTAAAATTAAACCGTATAGTAGAAGTAAGGAAATATGCCGCATATACAAAAGAATCTTTTTATCTGACAGGTTGGATACCTGAAGATGAACTGGAGGTTCTTAAACCTGTTCTGGATAAATTGAAAGATATAACATTTATTGAGAGAGAACCGGAAGCAATTTCCGAATCCCAGCCGCCAACTCAACTGAAAAACAACAGGCTCATAAAACCTTTTGAAACCCTGGTGAAAATGTATGGGCTTCCGTCCTACAATGAAGTAGATCCTTCATTCTTTATAGCTGCAACATATTTTATAATGTTCGGCTTCATGTTTGGAGATGTGGGACAAGGACTTATACTCCTTGCAGCAGGCTTATTTGCATTAAAACGGGGGGTATCTTTGGGAGGAGTGGCTGCAGGAGTTGGTATTTCTTCTATAATTTTTGGATTTGTATATGGAAGTGTATTTGGTTTTGAGGATTGGCTTCCTGTAAGACTAATAAGTCCTATGGAAGACACCAATACAATGTTGGTTATAGGCGTGATCATTGGTGTACTCATGATGACAATTGCTATGGGGATTAATATTGTAAATGGCATTAGAAGGAAGAATTTTTCTAAAATCTTTCTTGATCGAAACGGTGTTGCAGGATTTTGCTTTTACTGGATTATATTATTGACTGTTTTGTATTATGTTTTAAAGCAAAAACTGCCCTTTTCCACAGGAATTTTGTTGATATTATTGATACTTCCAATTTTAGCCATGATTTTTAAAGAACCTTTAGAAGAATATATTCATAACAGAAAGATTTCTGTTGAAGGAAAAGGCATGTTTCTTGTGGAGGCATTCTTTGAAATGTTTGATACTGTATTGTCCTTTATGAGCAATACTATATCTTTTATAAGGTTAAGCGCTTTTGCGTTAAACCATATCGGACTGTTTATGGCTGTCAGGATACTTGCGGAAATGTCCAGGGGTTCAGGAAAGGTAGTTACCATTATAATAGGCAATATAATAATTATTGGACTGGAAGGATTGATTGTGGCCATCCAGGCTCTCAGGCTTGAATATTATGAATTATTCAGCAGATTTTTTACAGGTGGCGGGAGAATCTACGAGCCAATAAAGGATAAGACTTATTAA
- a CDS encoding V-type ATP synthase subunit B yields the protein MAVEFLGLKNINGPLLVIEGLKGASYEELVEVVIDGKDTRLGRIMDISDDVAVIQVFEGTSEISLKNTSIRLKGHPLEIPLSGEILGRTFDGLGRPIDGLGKVYPKVRRDVNGTPMNPVSRKYPKDYIETGISAIDGLTTLIRGQKLPVFSGNGLPHNELAVQIVRQAKLPREKNSGFAIVFAAMGVKHDVAEYFRKSFEQSGVLERVVMFLNLASDPPVERIVTPRCALTAAEYLAFEMGMHILVILTDMTAYSEALREISSTKGEIPSRKGFPGYMYSDLASIYERAGMLKDREGSITQIPILTLPNDDITHPVPDLTGYITEGQIVLDRGLYQSGIYPPISVLPSLSRLMKSGIGEGYTREDHASCATQLFASYARVHEVRALASVIGEEELNNTDKLYMEFGKRFEREFISQGFDEDRTIEQTLDLGWKLLGILPESELDRVDRGILEKYYKPKER from the coding sequence GTGGCTGTTGAATTTTTGGGTTTGAAAAATATAAATGGTCCATTGCTTGTAATTGAGGGATTAAAGGGAGCTTCATATGAAGAATTGGTTGAAGTTGTAATTGATGGTAAGGATACCCGCCTTGGCAGGATTATGGATATATCTGATGACGTAGCTGTTATACAGGTTTTTGAAGGAACTTCTGAAATATCTTTAAAGAATACAAGCATTAGACTAAAAGGGCATCCTTTGGAAATTCCTTTATCCGGTGAGATTTTAGGAAGAACCTTTGATGGTTTGGGACGGCCTATTGATGGCCTGGGAAAAGTGTATCCAAAAGTACGCCGTGATGTTAATGGTACTCCTATGAATCCCGTATCCAGGAAATATCCCAAAGATTATATAGAAACAGGTATCTCTGCTATAGATGGACTTACTACTCTTATCAGGGGACAGAAATTGCCGGTTTTTTCAGGTAACGGCCTTCCTCATAATGAACTTGCAGTTCAGATTGTACGCCAGGCTAAGCTACCGAGAGAAAAAAACAGCGGTTTTGCTATAGTATTTGCTGCAATGGGAGTTAAACATGATGTTGCTGAATATTTCAGAAAATCCTTCGAACAAAGTGGAGTGCTTGAAAGGGTGGTAATGTTTTTAAACCTTGCCAGTGATCCTCCTGTAGAAAGAATAGTTACACCACGATGTGCCCTTACAGCAGCAGAATATCTGGCTTTTGAAATGGGAATGCACATACTGGTTATACTTACTGATATGACGGCATACTCTGAGGCTTTAAGAGAAATATCATCTACAAAAGGCGAAATACCCAGCAGAAAAGGGTTTCCCGGCTATATGTACAGTGATTTGGCTTCTATATATGAAAGAGCAGGAATGCTTAAGGATAGGGAAGGTTCTATTACTCAGATACCAATATTAACTCTTCCTAATGATGATATTACTCATCCTGTACCTGATCTTACAGGTTATATAACTGAAGGACAAATTGTTCTGGACAGAGGGCTATACCAGAGCGGCATTTATCCTCCGATTTCAGTACTTCCATCTCTTTCCAGACTGATGAAAAGCGGAATAGGGGAAGGATATACCAGAGAAGACCATGCTTCCTGTGCAACCCAGTTATTTGCCTCTTATGCGAGAGTCCATGAAGTAAGAGCTCTTGCATCGGTTATCGGGGAGGAAGAATTAAATAATACTGACAAGCTTTACATGGAATTTGGAAAACGTTTTGAAAGAGAATTTATTTCCCAGGGATTTGATGAAGACAGAACCATCGAGCAAACCCTTGATTTGGGGTGGAAACTCCTTGGAATTTTGCCGGAAAGTGAACTTGACAGGGTGGACAGGGGAATACTTGAAAAATACTACAAGCCAAAAGAGAGATAG
- a CDS encoding MFS transporter has protein sequence MTKKIIKKSIEKNRYPYEFLLMYAIYFGGSAAFSPYIPLYLKEIGLTQVLIGILFAIGPLVAMLSQPVWGIVGDRSKSKNRVLLILLAGAAVSIIIFPVSTAVWYVFFAYIMFTFFNSSINPLIDTIALEGIEKTKWKFGPIRMGGVYGYSLVAILSGIVLKNNLSWMFLIYAIILMLNFAMVFKLPVVEGHQHGDKKVSLWVLLKNKRLVLMLAFGLIIQSTLGFYFSFFSIYFEELGGDSALLGWAMSVSALAEIPFLMFADKIVNKLGIIKTMTLASIVTSARWVVFFFLNSAMQAVFVNLLHGFTYIVVIYCMAIYINENVQKELRASGQALNGVVTVGISRIIGSVIGGYFSDIVGLREMFLYCSVFGFIATLVINYLFLRINKVSKASFAAEFQCSTDIMA, from the coding sequence ATGACAAAAAAAATAATAAAAAAATCTATAGAAAAAAATAGATATCCCTATGAATTTTTGCTGATGTACGCAATTTACTTTGGAGGAAGTGCCGCCTTCTCACCATATATTCCTTTGTATTTGAAAGAGATTGGCCTTACTCAGGTTCTTATTGGGATATTGTTTGCCATAGGTCCGCTGGTAGCCATGCTAAGCCAGCCGGTCTGGGGGATTGTTGGAGACAGGTCAAAATCAAAGAACAGGGTTCTCTTAATTTTATTGGCAGGAGCTGCAGTTTCAATAATCATTTTTCCAGTTTCAACCGCAGTATGGTATGTGTTTTTTGCATATATTATGTTTACTTTTTTTAATTCTTCCATTAATCCGCTTATTGATACAATTGCCCTTGAAGGGATTGAAAAAACCAAGTGGAAATTTGGTCCAATAAGAATGGGAGGAGTATACGGCTATTCTTTAGTAGCTATATTGTCCGGAATAGTATTGAAGAACAATTTAAGCTGGATGTTTTTAATATATGCCATAATTTTAATGTTAAATTTTGCCATGGTTTTTAAACTTCCTGTAGTTGAGGGACACCAGCATGGAGATAAAAAAGTATCACTCTGGGTGCTTTTAAAGAATAAGAGACTTGTGCTAATGCTTGCTTTTGGACTTATAATCCAGTCAACATTAGGCTTTTACTTCAGCTTTTTTTCAATTTATTTTGAAGAGTTGGGAGGAGACAGCGCTCTTCTGGGATGGGCAATGAGTGTATCGGCTTTAGCAGAAATACCTTTTTTAATGTTTGCAGATAAGATTGTTAATAAACTGGGTATTATAAAAACAATGACACTTGCTTCCATTGTAACTTCAGCAAGATGGGTGGTGTTTTTCTTCCTAAATTCTGCCATGCAGGCAGTTTTTGTTAACCTTTTGCATGGATTTACCTATATTGTGGTAATTTATTGTATGGCAATATATATCAATGAGAATGTACAAAAGGAGCTGAGGGCTTCAGGTCAGGCTCTTAACGGAGTTGTGACGGTAGGCATTTCAAGAATAATTGGAAGTGTGATAGGAGGCTATTTCAGCGATATTGTAGGTTTAAGGGAAATGTTCTTATATTGTTCAGTATTTGGATTTATTGCAACGCTGGTAATCAATTATTTGTTCCTCAGAATAAATAAAGTATCAAAAGCAAGCTTTGCTGCGGAATTTCAGTGTAGTACGGATATCATGGCATAA
- a CDS encoding ATPase, giving the protein MGFILTTTIFLVLSVIGMGLYCIKKGISGKSGKRILGINILSVFGLLVITTVLVFSGTVFAQGEEAAAAGEVNGLGLLAAALSTGLATIGAGIAVAVSASAALGAISEDSSLLGKTLIFVGLAEGIAIYGLIVSILILGRL; this is encoded by the coding sequence ATGGGTTTTATATTAACAACAACTATTTTTCTAGTATTATCTGTTATAGGAATGGGATTATATTGTATTAAAAAAGGTATTTCAGGCAAATCCGGAAAAAGAATACTGGGAATTAATATTTTGAGTGTCTTCGGGCTGCTGGTTATTACTACTGTTTTAGTTTTTTCAGGAACAGTATTTGCACAGGGAGAAGAAGCTGCAGCGGCCGGAGAGGTAAATGGGCTGGGACTTTTAGCGGCTGCTTTGTCAACCGGGCTTGCCACAATAGGCGCGGGAATTGCTGTTGCAGTTTCAGCTTCTGCAGCGCTGGGAGCAATAAGTGAAGATTCCAGCCTTCTTGGTAAAACCTTGATATTCGTCGGGCTGGCTGAAGGTATTGCTATTTATGGATTAATAGTATCAATTCTTATTTTGGGAAGGTTGTAA